Proteins from a genomic interval of Lycium ferocissimum isolate CSIRO_LF1 chromosome 2, AGI_CSIRO_Lferr_CH_V1, whole genome shotgun sequence:
- the LOC132048136 gene encoding probable aspartyl protease At4g16563 gives MTAFFSFSTYLFISFFLSSALFEFNQCYAKEKKPSSSVVLGLTRTKTTLSIPKSSYNLVKKTSETWDIREPLREVTDGYLISLNVGTPPQIIQVYMDTGSDLTWVPCGNLSFDCIDCDDYKNHKLMSNFSPSSSSSSYRDFCASPSCINIHSSDNPFDQCTIAGCSLNSQLKGTCSRPCPSFAYTYGEGIVSGTLTRDTLRVHGISTSPNSIREVPKFVFGCVGTTYREPIGIVGFGKGPLSLPAQLGFLQKGFSHCFLPFKFANNPNISSPLVVGDQAISSKENFQFTPMLKSLMYPNFYYIGLEGITVGNGAITKVPLTLREFDSLGNGGMLIDSGTTYTHLPEPFYSNLLTTLRSSINYPRAEEIEARTVFDLCYRLPCPNNNINSLGTDDFPSITFHFLNNVSLVLPNGNNFYAMGAPKNSTVVKCLLFQSMEDSEKGPAGIFGNFQQQNVEVVYDLEKERIGFQTTDCASAAASQGLHKT, from the coding sequence ATGACAGCATTTTTCAGCTTCTCAACTTACCTCTttatctccttctttctttccagTGCATTGTTTGAGTTCAACCAATGCTATGCTAAGGAAAAAAAACCTTCTTCCTCCGTGGTGTTAGGTTTAACTCGTACGAAAACCACCCTTTCAATACCTAAATCTTCGTATAATTTAGTGAAAAAAACCTCGGAAACATGGGACATAAGGGAGCCGTTGAGAGAAGTGACAGACGGttatttgatatctttgaatgTAGGGACACCCCCACAAATTATCCAAGTGTATATGGACACAGGGAGTGACCTTACTTGGGTACCTTGTGGTAACCTATCATTTGATTGTATAGATTGTGATGactataagaatcataaactaatGTCAAActtttctccttcatcttcatcttcttcctatAGAGATTTTTGTGCCAGTCCCTCTTGTATTAATATCCACAGCTCCGATAACCCTTTCGATCAATGCACCATTGCTGGATGCTCATTGAATAGCCAACTTAAGGGCACTTGCTCAAGGCCATGTCCTTCTTTTGCTTACACATATGGTGAAGGTATCGTGTCGGGAACCCTAACTAGGGATACCCTGAGAGTCCATGGGATCAGTACAAGCCCTAATTCTATTAGGGAAGTCCCAAAGTTTGTATTTGGATGTGTTGGAACAACTTATAGAGAGCCTATTGGGATTGTAGGGTTCGGGAAAGGTCCACTTTCTTTACCTGCTCAATTAGGGTTCCTTCAAAAGGGTTTTTCACATTGCTTCTTGCCTTTCAAGTTTGCAAATAACCCTAATATATCTAGCCCTCTAGTTGTAGGTGACCAAGCCATTTCTTCCAAAGAAAATTTCCAATTTACTCCTATGTTGAAAAGCCTTATGTACCCTAATTTCTATTACATTGGCCTAGAGGGTATAACTGTGGGGAATGGTGCTATTACAAAAGTGCCCTTAACCTTGAGAGAATTTGATTCTTTAGGCAATGGAGGAATGTTGATTGATTCCGGAACCACTTACACTCACCTACCTGAACCATTCTACTCGAATCTTCTCACCACCCTTCGATCATCCATAAATTACCCACGTGCTGAAGAAATCGAGGCACGGACAGTGTTTGACCTATGTTATAGGCTCCCATGCCCTAATAACAACATTAATAGTCTAGGTACCGATGATTTCCCCTCAATTACATTCCATTTCTTGAACAATGTGAGCCTTGTTTTGCCCAATGGGAATAACTTCTATGCCATGGGTGCTCCAAAAAACTCAACAGTAGTGAAATGCTTGTTGTTCCAAAGCATGGAAGATTCTGAAAAGGGGCCAGCTGGGATTTTCGGAAACTTCCAACAACAAAATGTGGAAGTTGTGTATGACTTGGAGAAGGAAAGAATTGGATTTCAAACTACTGATTGTGCCTCAGCTGCAGCTTCTCAGGGGCTTCACAAGACatag
- the LOC132041223 gene encoding uncharacterized protein LOC132041223: MATTMGRKAAPARNMMAFKSYHSQAQTLVKTYLLADHFIPYTSVFAGIFACKMVYDLCQLISSFYFRTYTTLTKIQRIEWNNRGMSTVHAIFISAVSTYFAFWSNLFSDHNPDGLLITRSSQLSTFTLGVSAGYFLSDLGMICWFYPSLGGLEYVVHHSLSAVAVAYSMYTGEGQLYTFMVLISEVTTPEINMRWFLDTAGLKRSSAYLINGVVIFFAWLVARILLFIYMFYHVYLHYDQVIHMHIFGILLVFGVPSALGVMNLMWFGKIIKGLKKNLAKRL; this comes from the exons ATGGCAACTACAATGGGTAGAAAGGCAGCTCCTGCACGGAATATGATGGCATTTAAATCTTATCACAGTCAGGCTCAGACTCTAGTTAAAACTTATTTGTTAGCAGATCATTTTATACCCTACACTTCTGTCTTTGCGGGCATATTTGCTTGCAAAATG GTCTATGATTTATGTCAACTGATCAGCAGTTTTTACTTTAGGACGTACACTACCCTAACAAAAATTCAAAGGATTGAGTGGAACAACCG TGGCATGTCAACAGTTCATGCCATTTTCATATCTGCTGTGTCCACGTATTTTGCATTCTGGTCCAATCTTTTCTCTGATCACAATCCTGATGGCCTTTTAATCACCAGAAGTTCACAACTATCAACTTTTACATTAGGG GTGTCAGCTGGGTACTTTCTTTCAGACCTTGGAATGATTTGCTGGTTTTATCCTTCTTTGGGTGGATTAGAGTAT GTTGTCCATCATTCTCTTTCAGCAGTTGCTGTAGCATACTCCATGTACACTGGAGAAGGACAACTTTATACATTCATGGTACTCATATCTGAGGTGACAACACCAGAGATCAACATGAGATG GTTTCTTGATACAGCTGGATTGAAAAGATCTAGTGCATATCTGATAAATGGCGTGGTGATATTTTTTGCATGGTTG GTTGCAAGAATATTGCTGTTCATTTACATGTTTTACCATGTCTATTTGCACTATGATCAG GTCATTCACATGCACATTTTCGGAATTCTTTTGGTTTTTGGAGTCCCCTCAGCTCTTGGTGTGATGAACCTAATGTGGTTCGGCAAAATTATTAAGGGGTTGAAAAAGAACCTTGCAAAAAGGCTGTGA